A region of the Oceanihabitans sp. IOP_32 genome:
AGTTGCAACGTACCATTAACGTCGATATTAGATATGTACTCTGGTTAATAGATAAATATGCGAATGCTAAACACATTGTTGACGAGCTTACCATTATCGATAACTAGTTTTAAGACACCATATAACACTTAAAAAAAAGCGATCTGAAATTCAGGTCGCTTTTTTTATGACCTACTATTTTGGGAAATAATTTCCATAAAAAGAACATCATAATACCCCTGTAAACTAATCAATTTACAGGGGTATTTATTAAAATATTACGCTATAAAATTCTATTCTAACTAGTCTTCTTATTGTACTAGAATAAAGAGGGCTCATAAATCACTAAAAATGGGGATTGTAAACCTTACCATATACCATAACAGATTAGTAATCGTGCTCTAAGAATATAAGTTAATCAACCTCTTACTTCTATGGTTTCAGGACCTTGGTTTTAGTGGCTTACCATATATACTTAAACGTCTATATTTTTCTTAAAGAAGACAGGGGTAAGGTTTAAGGGAGTTCGTATTACTTTCAATAGTGCCTCTATTTTTTTAATAAGCGCTCGATTTTATTCAATATTTGTAATTCTACTTTATTTATTTCACCAAAGACTTGAGCGAAGGCTTCGGCAGTGCGTAAAATTTTAGATTTACCACTTAAAATTGTTAACATTATTATAAAGTCTATTTAGCTGACCTAGGTCATTTCCAGGACTTTAGTTTAATTCTAATTTAGCAATAAATAAATTGTTTAACTTAATACTATAAAATTATGTCACTAGTAAAATTTAGAAGAAGACCTTTTGGAACTCTTATCCCATCAGATATTTTTGAGACCAGTAATCTTCTTAGAAACGAGCTTTGGAATACGCAATTAAATGAACCAGCTCTAAACATTAAAGAGACTGATAAAGCTTTTGAAGTGGAATTGGCAGCACCTGGGTTCTCTAAAAAAGATTTTGAAGTTACCATTGATGAAGGTTGCTTAAATATTTCTGCAGAGAACACGCATTCTGAAGAGGAGAAAGAAGAAAATTACATGCGAAAAGAATTCAGTTACAATTCTTTTGAAAAAAGTTTACAGCTTCCAGACTCTGTAAAAGAAGAAGACATTAAAGCGAAGTATCAAGATGGTATATTGCGTTTTAACCTCACTAAAAAAGAACCGTCTAAACAGCAAAAACCAAAAAAAATTGAAATTGCTTAGTTCTTGAAATTTAGTTTTTTAGCACCGCCCTCTTAGCCTAAACTTTTAACTTAAGTTTGTGCTAAGAGGGTTTTTAATTCTATTCGTTTTAAGCTTGTTATCCGTTAAAAATCCAAATTCATACAAATATGTTAGAGCCTTTTTCTAGTTCCATAAAATCTATTGTAAAGTCCTTAAACAGTAACATTAATAATGGTTTAACCGAAAGTGAGGTAAAGCAACGCATAAAAAAATATGGTAAAAATGAAATAGCTGTTAAACGATCTAAATCTACCTGGAAAATTTTTATCGACCAATGTAACGATCCAATCATATTTATTCTCGCTGTAGCAGCCGTTCTTACCTTCCTTTTTAATGATGATCTGCCAGAGACCATTGCCATAGTTACCGTTATACTCATTACTATAACGATTGGTTTTATCATGGAATTACAGGGTATTCGTTCTCTTGAAGCCCTTCGTGAAATGGGTTTTACTGAGAGCAGGGTTTTGCGCGATGGAAAAATTAAAACCGTAAAATCTACACTATTAGTACCTGGAGATATTGTTTTAATAGAGGCAGGAGATGTTGTTTCTGCAGATGCTAGACTCATTTCAGTCGAAAATTTAGCCGTTAAAGAAGCATCTTTAACAGGAGAAAGTGACACCGTATATAAGGAGGTGCTTCCACTGTCTGAACAGACCATATTATCCGATAGAAAAAATATGGTATTCAAGGGAACCGCTATAGAGCAAGGTTCTGCTAAAGCAATAATTGTTTACACAGGACAAAATACTCAACTTGGTAAAATTCAGCAAATGGGAAGTACTGTTGAAGAACAACACACACCCTTAGAAAAAAAACTGAACATATTAAGCAAACGTCTTATTTACATTACATTATTTTTTGCAATCCTCATTATTTTTACGGGCTATTTAAGAGGATTAGACATGCTCTTGATTATAGAAACAGCAGTCGCATTAGCGGTAGCTGCAATACCAGAAGGGCTTCCTGTTATTGCAACTATTGCTTTGGCAAGAGGTATGATGAAACTCTCTAAGCGACAAGTTATTATTAAAAAAATGGAGGCTGTTGAAGCCTTGGGAGCTACAAATATTATCTGTACAGATAAAACAGGCACGCTTACCGAAGATAAAATGCAAGTACACACACTAGCTCTTGAAGGAGAAACTTTAAGCGAGATTCATAATAAAGACCATACTTACTTTCAGCAGATAGAAAATTCGAAAGCTTTTAATGCTATGCTAACCACTGGTGTTTTGTGCAACAATGTTATTCTAAATGCTGAAGAAAGGCGAGGCGATAGTATTGAATTAGCGCTCATTCAATTTGCTGAAAAATTACACTTTAATCCAAAATTAATAAAAGATAAGAATTCTGAAGTATTAGAGATACCTTTTAATACGACTAGTAAACTAATGGCAACAGTAAATACCACAGAAAATGGTTTTACAGTTTACGTAAAAGGTGCTTTTGAAAGTGTGATAAATTATTGCGATACTCTTATTAAAGATGGAACAACTCAGGCGTTTAAAAACAAAAAACAATGGCATGATCGTGTTAATAATATGGCTTCTCAAGGCTTAAGAGTTTTGGCTTTTGCTTATAAAAATCATGATGTCATACCAAATAAAGAGAAAGTGTTATCGCAGCTAACCTTTATTGGCGTTATTGGGTTTCTAGATCCAGCTAGAGAAGATGTAAAAAAGACCATAAAGGTGTATAAAGAAGCAGGCATAAAAGTGGTAATGATGACTGGGGATCATCCCGGAACGGCAAAAAAAATTGCTGAAGAAATAGGTTTATTATCTCAAACTTCAGATTCAAGAAGTATTATACACGGAAAAGACTTAGAATTTGAAACCGAGGCAAACCATACCATAGAAACAAAATTATTAGACGCTTCCGTTTTTGCAAGAGTGACACCAGAGCAAAAATTAAAACTCGTTTCTCTCTATCAAGCCAATAATAATATTGTAGGGATGTTTGGCGATGGTATTAACGATATTCCTGCACTACGAAAAGCAGATATTGGCATTGCAATGGGTGTTAGGGGCACACAAGCCGCAAGAGAGGTAGCAGATGTTATTCTTAAAAACGACAAATTCACCACTATGGAATTGGCCATAAAGCAGGGGCGAGCTATTTTTGATCATATAAGGCAATTTGTGGTGTATTTACTTTCTTGCAATCTGGCAGAAGTCGTGTCGGTGGGTTTAGCCGCATTACTGGCTTTGCCTGCTCCACTTTTACCCTTACAAATTTTATTTCTAAACTTAATTACCGATATCTTCCCAGCTTTGGCATTGGGCATGGGAAAAGGCGAAGCCAATATAATGAAACGTCCACCTCGAGCAGCAAACGAACCTATTTTGTCTGCAAAACGATGGAAATCTACTATTGTCTTTGGGCTTTGTATTACTACTGCGGTTTTAGGAATTACCGCCTATGCGCACTTCGTACTGCAGTTATCGGCTAAAATTATAAATAACATGGCCTTCTATACCTTGGTTTTAGCACAACTGTTAAACGTATTTAATATGGCAGAAAATAAGGTGTCGTTTTTTAATAATGAGATTATAAAAAACCCTTGGGTTTGGTCGGCTATTATGCTATCCTTATTTATTACAGTTGGAGCCTATTATATTCCACCTGTTGCAAAGGCTCTTTTTTTAACCAGTTTATCACTAGAACAAATAGGCTGGATTGTTGTTTTTGCTTTAGGATCGTTAGTTTTATCTCAGCTATTTAAGCGTTTAGGCTATACGTTTTAATAGCAATTAGGATATGTAGCATTTGTATTAAGAAATTGAATTGTTATGGAGATTAAATTTAGATGCACTAGACTTAGGATGTAAGACTAAAACACTTGTGATAATGGATCTTTTTTGGGATTAATCGATGTATCGAATTTTCATCAATCGAGAGTCTTAGGTTCTTTCGTCCTAAGTCAAATTCAAAAAAAAATTTCTAACTAAAGAAATAATGTAGAACTAGATTTTTAATTCGTTTTAGTTGCATTTTTAATCTTTACATCTGTTAATTTTAAAGACGTACTCATTTTTGGTTTTTGAAGTTGAATTAATTTTCCTGATGAAACAGCTTTTTGTTGCTCCATAATTATGCGCCCCATCAAATAACAAATTGTAGATTCTGCACCTTGGTTTAAGTTTGCATTGGTTTCCTCTAAACCATCATAGCACCCACCAGTTAACGGATTATACATAATTTGATTTAAATGATTTTCACCTAAAAACCAGTTAAATGCCGTTTGCATCATCGTTTTATACATGGGATCTTTAAAAGTTTTATAAAAAAGATCTAAAGTCTGTATGGTGTACGAAACGTCAATAGGTTGTTCGCCATATTTATTTGGTTGCGTATCTTTTTTATACCACCCTTGGTTAGAAATTACTTTAAAATGCCCATTTACAAACATTTTGGATAGCAGAAAGTCAAAAGATTCTAAAGCCACTCTTTTATAAGATTCTTTAGTTGTTACCAAATAACTATAAAGCATCGCTTCTGGAAGAACACTATTGGCATAAGTTAAATAGTTTTCAAACCATTTCCAATTTTTCATAGCATGGACATCGTAATTTGTAATAAGATTTTTTGATAGTTTTTCAATAATTAGTATTGCTTTGTTGTCTTGTGTTGCAGTATTGTATAAATACAATCCTTTTATTACAAAACCAATAGCTCTGGGAGACAGTATGTTTTGCATCCATTTTAAGCTTTCTAAAAAAGACAATCTAGCTCTATTAACCATAGTTTTTGGCAAATCATCTTTTAGGGAAATAACGGTTCCCAAAGCCCAAATTGCTCGCGCATTCGAATCTTCCAGATTTACATAATCATTTTTTATATGGGCGTTATTGTGCTTATCCACATAATTAATAAAAGTGCCAGAATCTGTCTGGCAACGCTCTATAAAAGACAGATAGGTATCTATATAAAATAAGTTTCCAGCGTTTTTAAAGTGTTTATAATGCATGCACATAGTAATAAGTGCGCGTGCGTTATCA
Encoded here:
- a CDS encoding Hsp20/alpha crystallin family protein; the encoded protein is MSLVKFRRRPFGTLIPSDIFETSNLLRNELWNTQLNEPALNIKETDKAFEVELAAPGFSKKDFEVTIDEGCLNISAENTHSEEEKEENYMRKEFSYNSFEKSLQLPDSVKEEDIKAKYQDGILRFNLTKKEPSKQQKPKKIEIA
- a CDS encoding cation-translocating P-type ATPase; amino-acid sequence: MLEPFSSSIKSIVKSLNSNINNGLTESEVKQRIKKYGKNEIAVKRSKSTWKIFIDQCNDPIIFILAVAAVLTFLFNDDLPETIAIVTVILITITIGFIMELQGIRSLEALREMGFTESRVLRDGKIKTVKSTLLVPGDIVLIEAGDVVSADARLISVENLAVKEASLTGESDTVYKEVLPLSEQTILSDRKNMVFKGTAIEQGSAKAIIVYTGQNTQLGKIQQMGSTVEEQHTPLEKKLNILSKRLIYITLFFAILIIFTGYLRGLDMLLIIETAVALAVAAIPEGLPVIATIALARGMMKLSKRQVIIKKMEAVEALGATNIICTDKTGTLTEDKMQVHTLALEGETLSEIHNKDHTYFQQIENSKAFNAMLTTGVLCNNVILNAEERRGDSIELALIQFAEKLHFNPKLIKDKNSEVLEIPFNTTSKLMATVNTTENGFTVYVKGAFESVINYCDTLIKDGTTQAFKNKKQWHDRVNNMASQGLRVLAFAYKNHDVIPNKEKVLSQLTFIGVIGFLDPAREDVKKTIKVYKEAGIKVVMMTGDHPGTAKKIAEEIGLLSQTSDSRSIIHGKDLEFETEANHTIETKLLDASVFARVTPEQKLKLVSLYQANNNIVGMFGDGINDIPALRKADIGIAMGVRGTQAAREVADVILKNDKFTTMELAIKQGRAIFDHIRQFVVYLLSCNLAEVVSVGLAALLALPAPLLPLQILFLNLITDIFPALALGMGKGEANIMKRPPRAANEPILSAKRWKSTIVFGLCITTAVLGITAYAHFVLQLSAKIINNMAFYTLVLAQLLNVFNMAENKVSFFNNEIIKNPWVWSAIMLSLFITVGAYYIPPVAKALFLTSLSLEQIGWIVVFALGSLVLSQLFKRLGYTF